The nucleotide sequence TTCGGATCTCTGCGGAATTTTCTCCATCAGTAAAAAGTAATACTGCTTCGGAGCCTTCTTCCGTGCGGATTGTGTCCCTGTATCGGATCGGATCGGACTCGTCCAATTCCTCCCAGATTACTTCCGAATCAAGTTTTCTTAATATTTTGAGTTGTTTTGTCTTAAGTTGGCCAACGACTTTATTGGTCCCAGTTTTAGGTCCGGCGTTGGCATAAAGATATAAAAGCCCCGAAAAAAAGAGCAGTAGTAGGATCAAAGCAGTGACGACGACACGTCCGTCAGTCAAGTATTTCATACTTTAATTCCTCTTCCTCATCTCCTGTTTTAGTTTTTTTCTTGGATTCGTATTCTATTCCGAGCTTTTTTCTTAGCTCGCTTAGGTCCTTCGGACGATCCACATCGTCTTTTCTTCCTAGGACCGCATAAATGGTTTGGGGTTCTTCCTTTCCCTTCACCTTGATGGATTGCATTTTTTCGACCGCAAAAATATCTCTTACATGATCGAGTAGATCTTGTGTAATCAGAATATCCGTACCGAAAGGTTTGTTTAAAGCTTCTACACGAGAGGCGAGGTTCACTGCATCTCCGATCACTGTATATTCCAATCTTTCCTCGGAACCGATCTGACCTGCGATCACCGGTCCGAAATTGATACCACAACCGATCCGTATAATCGGCTTTTTATCTCCCCCCCGTCCTTCATTGAACTTGATTAGCGCGGCTCTCATGAGAAGGGCTCCGTTCACTGCATTCTCCGCGTCTTGGTCGGAGGAACGGACGGCTCCCCAAGTAGCCATGATCGCATCTCCGATAAACTTATCCACAATACCGTGTGTATCGTTCACACAACGTACCATCTCGGTCATGTACTCGTTTAAAAATTCAACCACTTCTTCCGGTTGTAGTTTTTCCGATATGGAGGTAAAAGATCGTATATCCGAGAAGAAGATCGCACACATCTTTCTTTCTCCACCTAAGGTAAGTTCCTTGTTTAAAACCATTTCGGCGATCTCTTTGTTTACGAAACGGCCGAGTGCGTCTTTTACCTTCTCCCTTTCTTCCAGACCTTTTCCCATACTCACGAAATAATCGGTTAAAACGCCGATCTCGTCCTTTGTACTGGACTTGATCCCGATCCTGAAATTTCCTTTTGCGATCTCTACCGTAGCGGTCAGAAGTTTTAAAACAGGAATGGTAATTGTTCTCGCTAAGAAGAATACGATGATAAGTGCGATACAAAGTGCGATCGCCATGATAAGAAGGTTTTTGGTCTGGATCCGGTACACCATTTCGAAAACTTTTTCTTCAGGGACCGAGACGATCACTCCGGCTCCGCCAAAACCTAATTTTTGGTAGGACCCGTAATATCTAGTCTTGGTGGAATCCTCGTACCTTGTTTGTTGGCTATCCTCTCTTACGGAAGAAAGCATTGTTTCGAAAATAGGCAAGTCCGCCCAATTTGTCTGAGAGGCAAGAAGTTGGAGATCATGATGTGCGATCAGGTCCCCGTCTCCATTGACTAAGAATGGGACGTTAATATCTTGTTTCTGAAATACGGCTAAAAGTCTTTCCGCTCGGATGATATAAAGTAGGATCGACTTACTCTGCGAATCGTAGACTGAAATGGAAAACGTAGGTTCCTTAAAATTAGGAGTGAGATTGTCTATCCTTCCTCCCGACTGGATGGTTTTTAAAAAATAAGATTCTTTTTGGGAAACCGCCGCATCCAATTCTTCCCTATTGGAAGAGATCCCTTCTAAATATGAATCGTTGTACAATATCGTTCTTTTTTTGAGTTTGTCTCCTTCTGCGGAATAAATCCCGGCCAAAAGAAAATCCGGTTCGTTCCGAAAGAAAAGATCGGCATAAGCGCCAGGACCCTTCGGGTCCAAAAGTTTTTCCGTAAGAGTTTTACCTTTGTCACGAATATCCTTAAGATCCGATTTTACTTTGATCCCTAAAATATTTACCAAAGAAAAATTGGTCTCTAATACTCTTATCTCGTAGTTCTTTTTAAATTCACTGGACGCGTATAAAATGACGGTGGAAACCGTAACGGTGAGGAGCAGTGATATAACTGCCATTAATTTTAATTGAAGAGGGAATTTCGCACTCGTTGCCAGATCCGCACTCTCAGGAGATGGGGTAGGAGTGGATTCCTTTTTTGGAATATTCTTTTTTTCTGATGTTACTGCGGTAACTTTCGGCTCTTCCGATACGGGTGATTTTGTCCCTGATTCCTGTTTTTCATCCGAGAATACGGTGTCGAATGAAATAACCGGTTTACTTTCCAAGGTGCGGAAATTCTCCGCTTCTTGGAATTTTGGGACCTTCTTCTTTCCGTTGGAGTCCTTATGGCCGTTTTTGAAAACCCCAAGTTCGATTCCGGAAATAGCCAAAGGAAGTTCCTTTAAAAATATGGAAAATTCCCCTCTTGTAGGATCAGGGATCTCTTTGGGTGCCTTTTTGCGGGTAGCATAGGATTTGAATTCTCCTAAAAATCGAGTTTCCGCTTCTCCTTGTAAGCTTGGGAACCATGCGCCTAACTCTCCTGAGGCGATATGAGGATAGGAAGAAATTACCATTTTGGAAAGTATAACTTCCCATCTTTCTTCCACTTCTTCCGGGATCAAAAATAAGATATTGGATTTTCCAGCAGCAGAAATTAATTTCCACGCGGAGAAAAATACGGACTCGTTCGTTTCCGGTCCGGGAGGGATCTCTAAAGCAAAAAGTTTCCACTCTCCCGCATGTAGGACTTCTTCCAACTCTGTAACGAGAGAAGAACCTTTTTCCGAGAATACACAGACTACAGTTTTGATCCCTAGGTCCGCCCAGGCGCGAATTTCGTCCTGGTTCTGGATCTTATCAGTTGCTTTGGCCCAGAAGGCGACGGCACCGTTTGGTCCGAAGGGAATATATTTTGTAGATGATGGCATTTCGTTCCTAAGGAAAGTTCCAGAATAAAAATTCTCTTTTTAGAAAGCTAAAAAATCGATCCGTCTAGCGGAAAGTAGATTCTGGAAATCCTCCGTTAAATTATCGGAACAACAGCATTCTATATTGAAAACAACTAGAATAGGTTCTCTCCCAATAAGGATACCTATTTAGTTGATTATACGGACATCGCTAAGAATCTGGATTTTGAGGATATTTATGGCAACTGCTAAGTTTACCACCAATCGGGGGACATTCTCCGTTTTATTGGAAGATGAGAAGGCTCCGATCACAGCCGGGAATTTCATCCAACTCGCCCAAAAAGGCTTTTATAATGGTTTGGTCTTTCACAGAATTATTGCAAATTTTATGATCCAAGGCGGTTGCCCACAGGGAACCGGAACTGGTGGACCGGGGTATAAGATCCAAGATGAGTTTCATCCGGATCTCAAGAATAAGAAGTATACTATCTCTATGGCCAATGCCGGTCCAAATACCGGAGGTTCTCAGTTTTTCATCAACGTGAGAGACAACCTTTATCTGGACAATCGTCATGCCGTTTTCGGACATGTCTCGGAGGGAGAAGATATTGTCCAAAGTATCTCCGAAACTCCTACAGCTCCGGGGGATCGTCCTCTCCAGCCTGTGGTGATTGAGAAGATAGAGATCATCTGACGTATCCCTTATGGGATGCCTATTTCATAGACTCCACAAAAAAACGAAATATGCTTGAAAATATCCATATTTCGCCATAATTAAAACCCCCTGCCCGGAATTCCTGTTCCGGGTGGATCTATATATGGGTTTACCTTCTCCTATTTTTTCAGACTCAAGCCCGGAAAATCACAAATCCTTATTAGATTACATCCTTTCCAATTCTCCTATCGTATTGTTTTCCGCGGATGAAACCGGGCTTATGAATTTTGCCTCAGGCAAAGCCTTAGACATGCTTGGTCTGGATTCGAGCGCATTCATAGGAACTAACTTCGTACAACATCAATGGAACGCGGAAATCAGGGAAGAAGACGGTACCGTTCGTAGCCTGGAACAGACAGAGGCATTAAAACTTGTACTTTCCGGAAGAGAGATCAGTGCGGAGACCGTTTTTTTAGGAAGGCATTTTGCCGTACGGATCTCTCCTGCAATGGGGGAGGACGGAAAAGTGAAAGGGCTGGTCGGAGTTTCCCTGGACATAACGGATCGAAAGATTGCCGAAGATATATTAGAAAAACGTACTGTAGATTTTCAGACTTTGATAGGAGTTTTACCCGTAGTCGTATTTTCCATCTCTCCGGAAGGAAGGATCATACTCGCGGATGGAAAGGGTTTGGAGAGGTTGAAGATCAATCCGAAGGAAGTGGTTGGAAAGACCATTTTTGAAAGGGCTCAAAATCAACCGGAAGTTTTAGAAGCATTCTCCCAGGCATTGAAAGGGGAAGAAAGTATCTATCATACTGAAATTAACGGCCTTCTTCTGGAAACGAGGATGTATCCTCGGTTATCAAGAAGCGGTCGGATTCAGGAAATATTAGGAATTGTTTATGATATTTCGGATAGGATGGAATACGAGAAGAAGATCAAACAGAATGAAGAAAAATACAGGAGTTTATTCCAGAACAATCCCCAGATCATGTTCGTATTCGATAGATCCTCTCTTCAGATCCTTGCCGTGAATCGTACGGCTATACTTGCCTACGGATATTCCGAAGAGGAGTTTATCGGTAAATCGATAGCGGATCTTAGACCGGAGGAAGATCGTCCCCATTTATTCGAAGCGATCCGAAATCTAAAGGAAGGTCTTAATTCTTTTCCGGAAATGAGACATTTAAAAAAAGACGGCGACATGATGTATCTTGATATCGTCTCTTCTCCCATCCGTTTTCAGAATACGGATGCGGTTTTGGTTTCGGGTACCGATGTTTCCGAAAGGGTCAGGGTCACGAGAGAAAACCGGTTTAATTTGGAAGTCATCTCCCAGGTTAACGATGCGATCATCGCCCTAGACGGCGATATGAACGTCACTTATTGTAATGATTATGCGGCTAAAATGTACGAAGTGGATGCGGGGGAATGTTTAGGAAAACATTATACTACTCTTTTTAAGGAAGATTGGATCTCCGAAGAAAACTACCAGGCCGCTATGCAGGATTGGGAAAATTTAGGAGCCTCTAAAAGGGAACTGATCCATACTTTAAGATCCGGTAAAAAGATCACGATCGAAAGTAATTTCAAAAAAATTAATGCGGAAGGTTATTTGGTCCCGGGTCTCATTATGGTTAATCGGGACATTTCTGAAAAAATAGAATCCAGAAGATCTTTGGAAGAAGCGCTACAAGGTCTCGCAAAAACCAACAAAGAACTGGAACAATTCGCTTATATCGCTTCTCACGATCTACAGGAGCCTCTTCGGACAATCGCTAGTTATCTGCAACTGTTGGAGAGAAAATTCTCGGAAGAGATCAAACCGGAGATGAGAGAATTTATCCAAGTATCGGTGGAAGCCGCTAAAAGGCAACAAGGGTTGATCGAAAGTCTTTTGAGTTACTCCAGGATCGGTTCCGATTCCGTAAAAAAATCCAAAGGAGATGCGAACCGGATCCTGGACGAGGTTAGAAAGGATCTTTCTTCGGTTATACAAGAAACCAATACGGATCTGGTTTTGGAAGGTCCGTTTCCGGAAGTGTATGCGGATCAGGATCAGATCAGACGTTTGTTCAGCAATCTTATCTCAAACGGGATCAAATTCCGTTCCCCGAATAGGGATCCGGAGATCCATATTAAGGTAAAACATGTTCCAGGCGCAAACGTGTTTTCGGTTTCGGACAACGGAATAGGCATGGATTCCAAATACTTTGATCGTATTTTTATTATATTCCAAAAATTACATACTAGATCCGAATATCCGGGAACAGGGATCGGTTTGTCCATTTGTAAAAAGATCGTGGAAAATCACGGTGGAAAAATTTGGGTCCAGTCTTCCCCGGGACATGGATCCGAATTCTTTTTTACCCTGCCAGAGGTTTGATCATGAATTCTTCTTCTAAACAATATTTTGATATTCTACTTGTAGAGGACAATCCGGCGGATGTTCGGCTCACGATAGAGGCTTTAAACGACTTGAAATCGGATAAAAGATTATTCGTCGCAAAAGACGGAGAGGAAGCGATCGATTTCGTAAGGGGAGAGGGGGATTTCGTGGGAGCAAAACGCCCAGATCTCATCCTACTAGATCTGAACCTTCCTAAAAAGAACGGCTTGGAAGTTTTGGAAGAACTCAAATCGGATCCTGAATATAAAAGTATACCCGTTGTCGTTTTGACTACTTCAGGATCGGAAAGGGACATTATTGCCACATACAATTTACATGCGAACTCATATATACAGAAACCGGTGGAATACGATAATTTTTTGGAAGCAATGGATACATTACGTATCTATTGGTTCAAAACTTCAAGGTTGCCTCCGAGATGAATGCAAAAGTTATGTCCGTCAGGATGAAACAAATATTAATAGTGGAGGACAACGAAGACGATTCTCGTTTGTTCGAAATTTTCTTAAAAGAAGCGGATCCTTCCGGAATTCGTTTGAAACATTCTCCGACAGTGGCGGACGCATTGGAGATACTAAATGAATCGGGAGAAGAGATAGATTGTATTCTTCTGGATCTTACCCTGCCTGATAGTTTTGGTTTAGACGGTTTCGAGGCTATTAAAAAATCCTTTCCAAAGATTCCTATCGTGATCTGTTCCGGGACCCAAGACGAAACTGTCGCCATGGAGGCATTACAATCGGGAGGTCAGGATTATCTCATTAAGGGAAAATTCGATTCTTATCTTCTTTTTAGATCCATCATATACGCGATCGAAAGACAGGACATGTTGACCAAGCTGGAAGAGCAGGCATTCCTCATTAAAGAGAATGAAAAAAAATACAGACTGATCTTCGAACATAATCCGCATCCAATCGTTTTATACAGTTATGATTGTGAAAGTATTTTGGATCTAAACCAGGAAGCGGAAAGAATTTACGGATTTGATCGGGAAGAACTACTTCGTATGAAATTTTCGGATCTATTTATGGGTACTTCTTCCGGTGAACAAAGACAGTATCTCGCCTTGCATAACGGTAAAAATATTCCGGAAACACATATTCATAGATCCAAGGAGGGAACTCCACTCCTAATGGAGATCACTTCCTATAAATTCCGATTAGAGGGAAAAGAATCTGTTCTCGCGATCCTTGTGGACATGACAAAATGGAAACAGTCGGAAGATAATCTAATACAATCTCTGAGAGATAAGGAAGCGCTTCTTCAGGAGATCCATCATAGGGTCAAAAATAATCTACAGATCATGGCGAGTCTTCTAAATTTGCAGGCAAATTATGCTAAGAACAAGGAAGTCACCAGGGAACTTAGGGATACGGAGAGTAGGATATACTCCATGTCCTTGGTTCATAATGAACTTTATAATTCCAAAAACCTGGCAGAGATCGGTCTCGGTTCTTATGTGGATAAGTTATTGGATAATCTTTGGAATGTATACGGGATAGGTTCGGAGATCGGTAGGATCGTTGACGTAGGGAACTTAAGTTTAGCAGTCGAAAAGGCGCTTCCCATCGGAATGATAATCAATGAGATCGCTACAAATTCCATTAAGTATGCCTATTCTGAAAAAAAACAGGGACAGTTTTATATTACAGCGAAATCCCGAAATGGGATTTTCTATTTGGAAGTGGGGGACGATGGAAAGGGGATCCCGGATTATCCACAGATAGAAGCCAAAGAAACCTTAGGATTACAATTGATACGGATCTTATCCAAACAGTTGAAGGCAAAATTGGACATCAATACTGCAGCTCCGGGAACCCGATTCCAGATCGAGTTTGCGTATTAAGCGGCCAGTAGTTTTTTGAATTCGGAAATACAAGCCTTGCAAGCTTCCGAACATGATTTACATTCATCGTGGTGATCCGCGTGTTTATCACATTGAGCGGCACATCTTTCACAGGACTCCAAACAGATAGACGCTAATTTTTTGGTAGAAGAGGAACCCAAAGAAGACAACACAACAAACGCATCGCATAACGCAACGGTCTCTTCGACCGATCTGAGGCAATCCGCCATTTCTTTATGGCCTTCAGCCAGCATATCCACACACATATTGATGCAGACTCTACCTTTTAATATACAGGCGGAGGAAGCTTCGATCGCGGAGCCGGGAACGGAAATTTTTTCGGCCTTCTTCTTTTTAGAAGTTTTTTTATCGCCGTGGTCATGTCCT is from Leptospira sp. WS58.C1 and encodes:
- a CDS encoding adenylate/guanylate cyclase domain-containing protein — protein: MPSSTKYIPFGPNGAVAFWAKATDKIQNQDEIRAWADLGIKTVVCVFSEKGSSLVTELEEVLHAGEWKLFALEIPPGPETNESVFFSAWKLISAAGKSNILFLIPEEVEERWEVILSKMVISSYPHIASGELGAWFPSLQGEAETRFLGEFKSYATRKKAPKEIPDPTRGEFSIFLKELPLAISGIELGVFKNGHKDSNGKKKVPKFQEAENFRTLESKPVISFDTVFSDEKQESGTKSPVSEEPKVTAVTSEKKNIPKKESTPTPSPESADLATSAKFPLQLKLMAVISLLLTVTVSTVILYASSEFKKNYEIRVLETNFSLVNILGIKVKSDLKDIRDKGKTLTEKLLDPKGPGAYADLFFRNEPDFLLAGIYSAEGDKLKKRTILYNDSYLEGISSNREELDAAVSQKESYFLKTIQSGGRIDNLTPNFKEPTFSISVYDSQSKSILLYIIRAERLLAVFQKQDINVPFLVNGDGDLIAHHDLQLLASQTNWADLPIFETMLSSVREDSQQTRYEDSTKTRYYGSYQKLGFGGAGVIVSVPEEKVFEMVYRIQTKNLLIMAIALCIALIIVFFLARTITIPVLKLLTATVEIAKGNFRIGIKSSTKDEIGVLTDYFVSMGKGLEEREKVKDALGRFVNKEIAEMVLNKELTLGGERKMCAIFFSDIRSFTSISEKLQPEEVVEFLNEYMTEMVRCVNDTHGIVDKFIGDAIMATWGAVRSSDQDAENAVNGALLMRAALIKFNEGRGGDKKPIIRIGCGINFGPVIAGQIGSEERLEYTVIGDAVNLASRVEALNKPFGTDILITQDLLDHVRDIFAVEKMQSIKVKGKEEPQTIYAVLGRKDDVDRPKDLSELRKKLGIEYESKKKTKTGDEEEELKYEILD
- a CDS encoding peptidylprolyl isomerase — its product is MATAKFTTNRGTFSVLLEDEKAPITAGNFIQLAQKGFYNGLVFHRIIANFMIQGGCPQGTGTGGPGYKIQDEFHPDLKNKKYTISMANAGPNTGGSQFFINVRDNLYLDNRHAVFGHVSEGEDIVQSISETPTAPGDRPLQPVVIEKIEII
- a CDS encoding PAS domain S-box protein, with protein sequence MGLPSPIFSDSSPENHKSLLDYILSNSPIVLFSADETGLMNFASGKALDMLGLDSSAFIGTNFVQHQWNAEIREEDGTVRSLEQTEALKLVLSGREISAETVFLGRHFAVRISPAMGEDGKVKGLVGVSLDITDRKIAEDILEKRTVDFQTLIGVLPVVVFSISPEGRIILADGKGLERLKINPKEVVGKTIFERAQNQPEVLEAFSQALKGEESIYHTEINGLLLETRMYPRLSRSGRIQEILGIVYDISDRMEYEKKIKQNEEKYRSLFQNNPQIMFVFDRSSLQILAVNRTAILAYGYSEEEFIGKSIADLRPEEDRPHLFEAIRNLKEGLNSFPEMRHLKKDGDMMYLDIVSSPIRFQNTDAVLVSGTDVSERVRVTRENRFNLEVISQVNDAIIALDGDMNVTYCNDYAAKMYEVDAGECLGKHYTTLFKEDWISEENYQAAMQDWENLGASKRELIHTLRSGKKITIESNFKKINAEGYLVPGLIMVNRDISEKIESRRSLEEALQGLAKTNKELEQFAYIASHDLQEPLRTIASYLQLLERKFSEEIKPEMREFIQVSVEAAKRQQGLIESLLSYSRIGSDSVKKSKGDANRILDEVRKDLSSVIQETNTDLVLEGPFPEVYADQDQIRRLFSNLISNGIKFRSPNRDPEIHIKVKHVPGANVFSVSDNGIGMDSKYFDRIFIIFQKLHTRSEYPGTGIGLSICKKIVENHGGKIWVQSSPGHGSEFFFTLPEV
- a CDS encoding response regulator; the encoded protein is MNSSSKQYFDILLVEDNPADVRLTIEALNDLKSDKRLFVAKDGEEAIDFVRGEGDFVGAKRPDLILLDLNLPKKNGLEVLEELKSDPEYKSIPVVVLTTSGSERDIIATYNLHANSYIQKPVEYDNFLEAMDTLRIYWFKTSRLPPR
- a CDS encoding histidine kinase dimerization/phosphoacceptor domain -containing protein; this translates as MNAKVMSVRMKQILIVEDNEDDSRLFEIFLKEADPSGIRLKHSPTVADALEILNESGEEIDCILLDLTLPDSFGLDGFEAIKKSFPKIPIVICSGTQDETVAMEALQSGGQDYLIKGKFDSYLLFRSIIYAIERQDMLTKLEEQAFLIKENEKKYRLIFEHNPHPIVLYSYDCESILDLNQEAERIYGFDREELLRMKFSDLFMGTSSGEQRQYLALHNGKNIPETHIHRSKEGTPLLMEITSYKFRLEGKESVLAILVDMTKWKQSEDNLIQSLRDKEALLQEIHHRVKNNLQIMASLLNLQANYAKNKEVTRELRDTESRIYSMSLVHNELYNSKNLAEIGLGSYVDKLLDNLWNVYGIGSEIGRIVDVGNLSLAVEKALPIGMIINEIATNSIKYAYSEKKQGQFYITAKSRNGIFYLEVGDDGKGIPDYPQIEAKETLGLQLIRILSKQLKAKLDINTAAPGTRFQIEFAY
- a CDS encoding Csp1 family four helix bundle copper storage protein; amino-acid sequence: MEQKISRKQILGLGATTMALLASSSMLGHDHGDKKTSKKKKAEKISVPGSAIEASSACILKGRVCINMCVDMLAEGHKEMADCLRSVEETVALCDAFVVLSSLGSSSTKKLASICLESCERCAAQCDKHADHHDECKSCSEACKACISEFKKLLAA